A portion of the Methanoculleus sp. SDB genome contains these proteins:
- a CDS encoding ATP phosphoribosyltransferase, protein MSLRTSPPSPRGSSKVNSKPSDRLRLAVPNKGRIARPIMDLVEKSGLHVTNGGDRQLIARTCDPAIEILFARPIDIPEYVANGAADIGITGRDMVLERGSTVTELLDLGIGAATLVLAVPDDAGVANPRDLDGAKIATEFPAITRGYFSGLGLHVTIVPVGGACEATPYLGIADAIVDLSSSGNTLRTNRLRVIDTILESCTILIANPDSMTSHAGKIEELRLALESVIRAQGQAYVMMNVHREALDEVKTVLPGLSGPTVMDVASDQNLVAVHAVVAEERIYQLISLLKKAGARDILVMPIDRIIR, encoded by the coding sequence ATGAGCTTGCGAACATCACCACCATCACCGAGAGGGTCATCAAAGGTGAACTCAAAACCTTCTGACCGCCTGCGACTTGCCGTTCCGAACAAAGGGCGGATCGCACGGCCGATTATGGATCTGGTCGAAAAAAGCGGCCTGCATGTGACGAACGGCGGTGACAGGCAGCTCATTGCACGGACATGCGATCCCGCAATCGAAATCCTCTTCGCACGCCCGATCGACATCCCCGAATATGTCGCGAACGGTGCCGCTGACATCGGCATCACCGGGAGGGATATGGTGCTGGAGCGGGGATCAACCGTCACCGAACTGCTCGACCTCGGCATCGGTGCCGCAACACTTGTCCTTGCGGTGCCCGACGATGCAGGCGTCGCCAACCCACGCGATCTGGACGGTGCAAAGATCGCGACCGAATTTCCCGCCATCACCCGCGGCTATTTTTCGGGCCTCGGCCTCCATGTAACGATAGTCCCGGTCGGCGGAGCGTGCGAGGCGACTCCCTACCTCGGCATCGCCGATGCAATTGTGGATCTCTCAAGCTCGGGCAATACGCTCCGGACAAACCGCCTGAGGGTAATTGATACGATCCTCGAGTCCTGCACGATCCTTATCGCCAACCCGGACAGCATGACATCTCATGCAGGAAAGATCGAGGAGCTCCGGCTCGCCCTCGAGAGCGTGATTCGTGCGCAGGGACAGGCATATGTAATGATGAATGTTCATCGTGAGGCACTCGATGAGGTCAAAACGGTGTTGCCGGGATTGTCGGGCCCGACGGTAATGGACGTCGCATCCGACCAAAATCTGGTGGCGGTGCACGCCGTCGTGGCGGAAGAGCGGATCTATCAGCTCATCAGCCTGCTGAAGAAAGCGGGTGCGAGAGATATCCTTGTCATGCCGATTGACCGCATAATCAGGTGA
- a CDS encoding S-adenosylmethionine synthetase (catalyzes the formation of S-adenosylmethionine from methionine and ATP), with amino-acid sequence MTRNIKVEKLQQVPIEKQQIELVERKGIGHPDSLADGIAESISRALSSAYIEECGAVLHHNTDQGEIVAGESLPKFGGGRVTRPVYVLLTGRASKDVNGRIIPTDAIAVRAARNYLRSTLTYLDLEQDVIVDCRMGRGSSDLQGVFRAGGSNPIPHANDTSFGVGHAPFSELETITREVSDYIDTVIRPRNPIIGTDIKIMGLRDQDRITLTLCTAMIDRFCAGLDDYITAVEMMQDEVAVQARKYTDREISVAVNTGDDYGTGNLFLTVTGTSAEMGDDGSVGRGNRANGLITPNRPMSMEATSGKNPINHIGKIYNLLATEMAQHCVARVEGIEEMYVRLLSQIGKPIDHPLVAGVQYIPLPGADTTAISRDVEAIINDELANITTITERVIKGELKTF; translated from the coding sequence ATGACACGGAATATCAAAGTAGAAAAACTGCAGCAGGTTCCTATTGAAAAGCAGCAGATTGAACTCGTCGAACGCAAAGGGATCGGGCACCCCGACAGTCTTGCGGACGGGATCGCCGAATCCATCAGCAGGGCATTATCGAGCGCGTATATTGAAGAATGCGGCGCAGTGCTTCATCACAATACCGACCAGGGCGAGATTGTCGCAGGCGAATCCCTTCCAAAATTCGGGGGTGGCAGGGTCACCCGGCCGGTCTACGTTCTCCTGACGGGACGGGCGTCAAAAGACGTCAACGGCCGGATCATTCCGACCGACGCCATCGCCGTGAGGGCGGCACGCAACTACCTCCGTTCCACGCTTACCTACCTCGATCTCGAACAGGATGTCATCGTGGACTGCAGAATGGGGCGCGGATCGTCCGACCTGCAGGGAGTCTTCAGGGCGGGCGGGAGCAACCCGATTCCCCACGCAAACGATACATCGTTCGGAGTCGGGCACGCACCGTTCTCCGAGCTGGAAACAATCACGAGAGAAGTCAGCGATTATATCGACACCGTGATCCGGCCACGAAATCCGATCATCGGGACGGATATCAAGATCATGGGCCTTCGGGACCAGGACAGGATCACTCTTACCCTGTGTACTGCGATGATCGACCGGTTCTGTGCCGGTCTCGACGATTACATCACCGCCGTCGAAATGATGCAGGACGAAGTCGCGGTACAGGCACGGAAATATACCGACCGGGAAATTTCCGTTGCGGTCAATACCGGTGACGATTACGGAACCGGCAATCTCTTCCTGACGGTAACGGGGACGTCCGCCGAGATGGGCGATGACGGCTCGGTCGGCCGGGGCAACCGGGCAAACGGCCTGATCACTCCCAACCGTCCGATGAGCATGGAGGCGACCAGCGGCAAGAATCCCATCAACCATATCGGAAAAATCTACAACCTGCTGGCAACGGAAATGGCCCAGCACTGTGTAGCCCGGGTCGAGGGAATCGAGGAGATGTATGTCCGTCTGCTCTCCCAGATCGGCAAACCCATCGACCACCCGCTGGTTGCAGGCGTCCAGTATATCCCGCTCCCGGGTGCGGACACGACCGCCATCTCTCGCGATGTCGAGGCAATCATCAACGATGAGCTTGCGAACATCACCACCATCACCGAGAGGGTCATCAAAGGTGAACTCAAAACCTTCTGA